A genomic stretch from Desulfohalobium retbaense DSM 5692 includes:
- the cysK gene encoding cysteine synthase A, whose protein sequence is MRIAEDMTALVGNTPLVRLNKVTSGCLGTVAAKLESFNPCSSVKDRIGVHMLQKAVSEGHIGPDTLIIEPTSGNTGIGLAFFCAVQGYRLLLTMPENMSVERRKLLAGMGAELVLTPAADGIPGAVAEAERIVAQTADSFMPQQFANPANPEIHSLTTAEEIWGDTDGQVATFLAGVGSGGTITGVGRVLKQRNAAVRCVGVEPAGSPVLSGGQKGPHKIQGIGAGFVPEVLDRTVIDEIVPVSDAAALQMARRLMREEGILCGISSGAIVHAAVEIAKRAASRDTLLVCIICDTGERYLSTELFAQENQE, encoded by the coding sequence ATGCGCATCGCCGAGGACATGACCGCACTGGTCGGCAACACCCCTTTGGTCCGTTTGAACAAAGTGACTTCAGGCTGTCTGGGCACTGTGGCCGCGAAATTGGAATCGTTTAATCCGTGTTCCTCGGTCAAGGACCGTATCGGCGTCCATATGCTCCAAAAAGCCGTGTCCGAAGGGCATATCGGCCCTGATACGCTTATTATTGAGCCGACCTCAGGCAATACCGGCATTGGTCTGGCGTTTTTCTGCGCGGTGCAGGGGTACCGGTTGCTGTTGACCATGCCGGAGAACATGAGTGTCGAACGGCGAAAATTATTGGCCGGGATGGGGGCCGAACTTGTCTTGACCCCAGCCGCCGATGGAATTCCCGGTGCGGTTGCAGAAGCAGAGCGGATCGTGGCCCAGACGGCGGACAGTTTTATGCCCCAGCAATTCGCGAATCCGGCCAATCCGGAAATCCACTCCCTGACCACCGCCGAAGAGATCTGGGGGGATACGGACGGCCAAGTTGCTACTTTTTTGGCCGGTGTTGGCTCCGGGGGGACGATCACTGGTGTCGGCAGGGTGCTCAAACAACGTAACGCTGCCGTGCGGTGTGTTGGGGTCGAGCCAGCCGGGTCGCCGGTCCTCTCCGGTGGCCAGAAGGGCCCGCACAAGATCCAGGGTATTGGGGCCGGCTTTGTTCCTGAGGTCCTGGACAGGACAGTCATCGACGAGATCGTCCCGGTCTCCGATGCGGCCGCTTTGCAAATGGCCCGCCGTCTTATGCGCGAAGAGGGTATCCTCTGCGGCATCTCCTCAGGGGCGATTGTCCACGCCGCGGTGGAGATCGCCAAGCGTGCAGCGTCACGGGACACACTGCTGGTCTGCATTATTTGCGATACTGGCGAGCGGTATCTGAGCACTGAGCTGTTTGCGCAGGAAAATCAGGAATAA
- a CDS encoding lytic murein transglycosylase yields MPLATRLALFLVLVALPLTAQAQSGWQPLIERLAADGYDQARLQTIFSDPRAEFLEWVIPKKSTHSEAALDYEQFLQDESRQRAATFLDTHRSLLARIEATYNVAPEILTALLEVETRLGNYTGQTRTVNALASLARGGMDDKANAAAKRQGQWAYKELKALLDWRPQSGAELLKLRGSPFGAFGIPQFIPSSAAAYGQDFDESGRVDLFSLPDALASAALYLQKHGWTPDLDREDKLQIIKHYNHSTPYAKAVLALAERLSRGPEAE; encoded by the coding sequence ATGCCTCTTGCAACACGGCTCGCTCTTTTTCTTGTGCTGGTGGCGCTGCCCTTAACGGCTCAGGCCCAGTCCGGCTGGCAGCCACTTATCGAACGCCTTGCGGCCGACGGCTACGACCAGGCCCGACTGCAAACCATCTTTTCAGACCCGCGGGCCGAATTTCTCGAATGGGTTATTCCCAAAAAAAGCACCCATTCTGAAGCGGCTCTCGACTACGAGCAATTCCTTCAAGACGAGAGCAGACAACGCGCCGCCACCTTCCTGGACACGCACCGCTCTCTGTTGGCGCGCATAGAGGCCACCTACAATGTCGCCCCTGAAATCCTGACCGCGCTACTCGAGGTGGAAACCCGCCTTGGAAACTACACCGGGCAGACCAGAACGGTAAATGCCTTAGCCAGCCTTGCCCGCGGTGGCATGGACGACAAGGCGAATGCTGCGGCCAAACGCCAAGGGCAATGGGCCTACAAGGAACTTAAAGCCCTGCTCGATTGGCGCCCGCAGAGCGGGGCCGAGCTTTTAAAACTGCGCGGCTCTCCCTTTGGGGCCTTTGGTATCCCCCAATTCATTCCATCCAGTGCCGCCGCCTACGGCCAGGATTTCGACGAATCAGGCAGGGTCGACCTCTTCAGTCTGCCCGACGCCCTGGCCAGCGCCGCGTTGTATCTGCAAAAACACGGCTGGACTCCCGATCTCGACCGCGAAGACAAGCTGCAGATCATCAAACATTACAACCACAGCACCCCGTACGCCAAGGCGGTCCTGGCCCTGGCCGAACGCCTCAGCCGTGGTCCAGAGGCTGAATAA
- a CDS encoding glutamine--tRNA ligase/YqeY domain fusion protein has protein sequence MGNTDIQTGTNFIRQIVEEDIHNGKNQGQVVTRFPPEPNGYLHIGHAKSICLNFGLAYDFNGTCHLRFDDTNPVKEEQRYIDSIQQDVHWLGFDWQDHLYFASDYFDRLYEFALSLIQMGKAYVCSLSPEEIRQYRGTLTEPGQESPYRARTVQENLDLFQRMAAGEFAEGEHVLRAKIDMASPNLNMRDPVIYRIMNQAHHRTGDTWHIYPTYDFAHGLSDSIEGITHSVCTLEFEDHRPLYDWFLDQLGVHHPQQIEFARLNLNYTVMSKRKLLQLVEQEYVEGWDDPRMPTISGLRRRGFTPRSIRDFCERIGVAKANSMVDMALLEHCLREDLNKRAPRVMVVLDPVKVVITNYPEDQVEHMEAENNPEDPSTGSRQLPFSREIYIERSDFREDPPKKYFRLAPGREVRLKHAYYITCDKAVYDDKTGDLVELHCTYDPETRGGWSEDGRKVKGTLHWVDAQQAVPAQVRLYDRLFTAPVPGSGEGREFLDDINPESLRVLDTCLLEPGLEKAAPETHFQFLRHGYYCVDQSSTPDTPVFNKTVALRDTWAKLEKKGGK, from the coding sequence ATGGGCAATACCGACATTCAGACCGGCACCAACTTCATCCGTCAAATTGTCGAAGAAGACATACACAACGGCAAAAATCAGGGACAGGTGGTTACCCGTTTTCCTCCGGAACCCAACGGGTATTTACATATCGGCCACGCAAAGTCCATCTGTCTCAACTTCGGGCTGGCCTATGATTTTAACGGCACCTGCCACCTTCGCTTTGACGACACCAATCCGGTCAAGGAAGAGCAGCGCTATATCGATTCCATCCAGCAGGACGTGCACTGGCTCGGATTCGACTGGCAGGACCACCTCTACTTTGCCTCAGACTACTTTGACCGCCTCTACGAATTCGCGCTGTCCTTGATCCAAATGGGTAAGGCCTATGTCTGCAGCCTCAGTCCGGAGGAAATCCGCCAGTACCGAGGTACCTTGACCGAGCCCGGCCAGGAAAGCCCGTATCGGGCACGCACAGTGCAGGAGAATCTCGATCTCTTCCAGCGCATGGCCGCAGGCGAATTTGCGGAAGGGGAGCATGTTTTACGGGCCAAAATCGATATGGCCTCCCCGAACCTGAACATGCGCGACCCGGTGATTTACCGGATCATGAACCAGGCCCACCACCGCACGGGTGACACGTGGCACATCTATCCCACCTATGATTTCGCCCACGGGCTTTCCGATTCCATTGAGGGCATCACCCACTCCGTTTGCACCTTGGAATTTGAAGACCACCGACCACTGTATGACTGGTTTTTAGATCAACTCGGCGTCCACCACCCCCAGCAGATCGAATTCGCTCGGCTCAATCTCAATTATACCGTTATGAGCAAACGGAAATTGTTGCAACTCGTCGAACAGGAATACGTCGAAGGCTGGGATGATCCGCGGATGCCGACCATCTCCGGACTGCGCCGCCGGGGATTTACGCCGCGCTCTATCCGCGACTTTTGTGAACGTATCGGAGTGGCCAAGGCCAACAGCATGGTCGACATGGCCCTTTTGGAACATTGTTTGCGCGAAGATCTCAACAAGCGTGCTCCGCGGGTTATGGTGGTCCTCGATCCGGTCAAAGTGGTCATCACCAATTATCCTGAGGACCAGGTCGAACACATGGAAGCGGAAAACAACCCAGAAGATCCGAGTACGGGCTCACGCCAACTGCCCTTTTCGCGGGAAATTTACATCGAACGCTCCGATTTTCGCGAAGACCCGCCAAAGAAATATTTCCGCCTGGCCCCCGGACGGGAAGTCCGCCTCAAGCACGCCTACTACATCACCTGCGACAAGGCGGTGTACGATGACAAGACCGGCGACCTGGTCGAACTCCATTGTACCTACGACCCAGAGACCCGCGGGGGCTGGTCTGAAGACGGGCGTAAGGTCAAAGGCACTCTGCACTGGGTCGACGCCCAGCAGGCGGTCCCGGCTCAGGTCCGGTTGTACGACAGACTGTTTACGGCGCCGGTACCCGGGTCCGGTGAAGGCAGGGAATTCCTGGACGACATCAATCCTGAATCCTTGCGGGTTCTGGACACATGCCTCCTGGAACCGGGGCTGGAAAAGGCCGCCCCGGAAACCCATTTCCAATTTCTGCGCCACGGGTATTATTGCGTGGACCAGTCCAGCACTCCGGACACCCCGGTCTTCAACAAGACCGTCGCATTGCGCGACACCTGGGCCAAACTGGAAAAGAAAGGCGGCAAATAG
- the epsC gene encoding serine O-acetyltransferase EpsC, translating into MASQPIELDHIVRSLSASGVCHRNQGMPPMPSVPVLEDVVEKLRSVLYPGYFGHVDIAPPHLPYYIGATLEEIYRSLVEQIRRGFCFFCPNDANGPCQECEARSQDMAAQFIESLPEIRDMLATDVQAAYEGDPAATNPGEAIFCYPSIKAVTNYRIAHALHSLGVHLIPRIITELAHSQTGIDIHPGAEIGQRFFIDHGTGTVIGETCRIGDNVRLYQGVTLGAKSFPKDESGKLIKGIARHPIVEDNVIIYSGATILGRVTIGREAIIGGNVWVTEDVAPRSKVIQPLDHG; encoded by the coding sequence ATGGCCTCACAGCCCATCGAACTCGATCACATCGTCCGGTCACTCAGCGCGTCCGGCGTCTGCCACAGGAATCAGGGGATGCCCCCGATGCCCTCGGTGCCGGTGCTTGAGGATGTGGTAGAGAAGCTTCGAAGTGTCCTGTATCCGGGATATTTCGGTCATGTGGATATCGCCCCGCCCCATTTGCCGTATTATATTGGCGCGACCCTGGAAGAGATATACCGGAGTCTGGTTGAACAGATCCGGCGTGGCTTTTGTTTTTTCTGTCCCAACGATGCCAACGGTCCCTGCCAGGAATGCGAGGCCCGTTCCCAGGATATGGCCGCCCAGTTTATTGAGAGCCTGCCTGAAATCCGGGATATGCTGGCCACAGATGTCCAGGCAGCGTATGAGGGCGATCCTGCAGCCACCAATCCAGGCGAAGCCATCTTTTGCTATCCCAGCATCAAAGCGGTAACGAATTACCGTATCGCCCACGCCCTGCACAGTCTCGGGGTCCATCTCATCCCGCGGATCATTACCGAGTTGGCCCACTCCCAGACCGGGATCGATATCCATCCCGGAGCGGAAATCGGGCAGCGGTTTTTTATCGATCACGGCACCGGAACCGTGATCGGAGAAACCTGCCGTATCGGGGATAATGTCCGTTTGTATCAAGGGGTGACCCTGGGGGCGAAATCCTTTCCCAAGGACGAATCGGGGAAATTGATCAAAGGCATTGCCCGCCACCCGATCGTGGAGGACAATGTCATTATCTATTCCGGGGCCACGATCCTTGGACGGGTAACGATCGGGCGTGAAGCGATTATCGGCGGGAATGTCTGGGTCACGGAGGATGTTGCCCCCCGGAGTAAGGTTATTCAGCCTCTGGACCACGGCTGA